A stretch of Pomacea canaliculata isolate SZHN2017 linkage group LG6, ASM307304v1, whole genome shotgun sequence DNA encodes these proteins:
- the LOC112566427 gene encoding organic cation transporter protein-like, producing the protein MKIPKHRCKIPGYTNDTYDIQSEFHALLVSQTIPITSKGDHSKCTVNEADDNKTISNNQSTRACSEWVYERSEFFSTFVTQFNLVCDYQIYRSHSNMAISAGKVIGSLVTSLLGDYFGRRRVYMMMMLILTGSAIGLAVLSNLFMLIVLRFLNGASVTGAYVCALVIGLELVGQKERRWIVTATSVTATLGCLVAVTIAYLTRNGQYFQAALAVPCLPAVIGCLFIPESPRWLMSKGRHKEAQQTIDVIARVNGFTAPLPSLTINNSHLEAEKKKTVGPVQLFRIPRLFVRYSLLYLIWMFSSMCSVGLMLNVSNMSGNVFLNYTILCLMDLVSLAPFGWLIDRLGRRSLLMVTSGVGGLACLATFLPVVLEGNNWIFRGLSFCGRLCWSLASILIYVFTPELFPTVLRSFGLGSCSMIGHVGSLASSYVADLNILVHGVWGPALPQFVFGTAGILTAVMTLVLPETKGQSLPETVREAAEFSEA; encoded by the exons ATGAAGATTCCAAAACACAG GTGCAAGATCCCAGGATACACAAACGACACTTATGATATTCAAAGCGAGTTTCACGCGTTACTCGTCAGTCAGACGATTCCTATCACTAGCAAGGGAGACCACTCTAAATGTACGGTgaatgaagcagacgacaacaagACGATTTCGAACAACCAGAGCACGCGAGCGTGCAGCGAATGGGTGTATGAGAGATCGGAGTTCTTTTCAACCTTTGTCACGCAG TTCAACCTAGTCTGCGACTATCAAATATATCGGTCCCACTCAAACATGGCGATTTCAGCGGGAAAAGTCATTGGTTCCTTAGTGACTAGTCTACTCGGCGACTA ctttggCAGGCGTCGTGtatatatgatgatgatgcttattCTGACTGGATCTGCCATTGGCCTCGCGGTGCTATCAAATCTGTTCATGCTGATTGTCTTAAGATTTCTTAATGGTGCCTCAGTAACAGGAGCTTATGTCTGCGCTTTAGTTATAG GCTTAGAACTCGTAGGACAAAAGGAGCGCAGATGGATTGTGACCGCCACTTCAGTGACTGCAACATTAGGATGTCTTGTTGCTGTGACAATAGCCTACCTAACAAGAAACGGCCAGTACTTCCAAGCAGCTCTCGCAGTTCCCTGTTTACCGGCGGTCATCGGGTGTCT CTTTATTCCAGAATCCCCTAGATGGCTGATGTCCAAAGGTCGGCACAAAGAAGCACAACAGACCATCGACGTCATTGCACGCGTCAACGGTTTCACAGCGCCCCTTCCTTCTTTGACGATCAACAACTCTCACTTGGAAGcggaaaagaaaaagacggtCGGCCCTGTTCAACTGTTTCGCATTCCACGACTTTTTGTGCGCTACAGTCTTCTGTATTTAATCTG GATGTTCTCGAGTATGTGCTCTGTTGGACTGATGCTGAACGTGTCAAACATGAGTGGCAACGTCTTCCTGAACTACACCATACTGTGTCTGATGGACCTGGTCAGCCTGGCTCCCTTTGGTTGGCTTATTGACCGACTGGGTAGACGGTCACTGCTAATGGTCACATCTGGCGTGGGGGGTCTCGCCTGCCTGGCCACATTTCTACCTGTTGTACTGGAGGGAAACA ATTGGATCTTCCGCGGTCTGTCGTTCTGCGGGCGGCTGTGCTGGTCGCTTGCGTCCATCCTCATTTACGTCTTCACGCCGGAGCTGTTCCCTACGGTGCTCCGCAGTTTCGGACTCGGCTCGTGCTCCATGATAGGTCACGTAGGTTCTTTGGCCTCATCATATGTGGCTGATCTT AATATTTTAGTACATGGTGTGTGGGGGCCAGCACTACCCCAGTTTGTGTTCGGCACAGCCGGTATACTGACAGCTGTCATGACCTTGGTGCTGCCGGAGACCAAAGGTCAAAGTCTGCCTGAGACAGTGAGAGAGGCTGCTGAATTTAG TGAAGCGTAG